The Anderseniella sp. Alg231-50 genome has a segment encoding these proteins:
- the kynU gene encoding kynureninase — MSEVDMRKQHFHLPEGIIYLDGNSLGPLPKKAAERIAQTVTGEWGDLLIKGWNEAGWFYQPAVLGNRLAPLIGAPDNSVVLGDTLSIKVYQALAAGLKMRPDRTVILSDTGNFPTDLYMAEGLIKLIDGDIELKVVPPEQVEDHLDESVAVMMLTQVDYRTGRLHDMASLTRKAHDAGAVALWDLAHSAGALPVDLEGSRAEFAVGCTYKYLNAGPGSPAFIYTRPDLADEAEPALSGWMGHASPFAFDMGYQPSPGIERMRVGTPPVLQMAALDAALDVWEGVSMHEVRARSIELSELFIREVESRCPQLTLVSPRASENRGSQVSFAFEEGYAAMQALIAAGVIGDFRAPDVMRFGFTPLYIDAEDVLKAVAVLEDIMTNRTWDRQEFKQRAAVT; from the coding sequence GTGAGCGAGGTCGACATGAGAAAGCAGCATTTTCACCTGCCTGAAGGTATCATCTATCTGGATGGAAATTCGCTTGGTCCGTTGCCGAAGAAGGCTGCGGAGAGAATTGCGCAGACCGTGACGGGCGAGTGGGGCGATCTGCTGATCAAGGGCTGGAACGAGGCCGGATGGTTTTATCAGCCGGCGGTGCTGGGAAACCGGCTGGCACCACTTATCGGTGCGCCTGACAACAGTGTCGTGCTCGGCGACACGCTGTCCATCAAGGTCTATCAAGCACTGGCGGCGGGGTTGAAAATGCGCCCGGACCGGACGGTCATCCTGTCTGATACCGGTAATTTTCCCACCGACCTGTACATGGCTGAAGGACTCATCAAGCTGATCGACGGCGATATCGAGCTCAAGGTCGTGCCGCCGGAACAGGTGGAAGACCACCTGGACGAGAGTGTTGCAGTCATGATGCTGACCCAGGTTGATTACAGGACAGGACGCCTGCACGATATGGCGTCACTGACCCGCAAAGCCCATGACGCAGGTGCCGTGGCGTTGTGGGACCTGGCGCATTCTGCAGGTGCGCTACCGGTGGACCTTGAAGGCAGCAGGGCGGAATTTGCGGTTGGATGTACCTACAAATACCTCAATGCAGGACCGGGTTCACCTGCCTTCATCTATACCCGTCCCGATCTTGCCGACGAAGCCGAACCGGCCCTGTCGGGCTGGATGGGCCACGCATCGCCGTTTGCTTTTGATATGGGTTATCAGCCTTCGCCGGGCATTGAACGCATGCGGGTGGGCACGCCGCCGGTGCTGCAGATGGCAGCACTCGATGCGGCACTTGATGTCTGGGAGGGGGTCTCGATGCACGAGGTGCGCGCCAGGTCCATCGAATTGTCGGAGCTGTTTATCCGGGAAGTCGAAAGCCGTTGCCCGCAACTGACACTGGTCAGCCCGCGCGCCAGTGAAAACCGGGGCTCTCAGGTCTCGTTCGCTTTCGAGGAAGGCTATGCCGCCATGCAGGCTCTGATTGCAGCCGGAGTGATCGGCGACTTCCGCGCACCGGATGTCATGCGCTTCGGATTCACACCGCTCTACATCGACGCCGAGGATGTGCTGAAGGCCGTGGCTGTCCTGGAGGATATCATGACCAACAGGACCTGGGACCGGCAGGAGTTCAAACAACGCGCGGCGGTGACCTGA
- the hflK gene encoding FtsH protease activity modulator HflK — MPWNKKGGGGWQGGGGNGGGDGPWGQKPSGGGGPRGGGGPGNPPDLEDLIRKGQDRLKTVLPQGSGGKSPWIIGLIAVGVLWFFNSFHTVEAEEQGLVLRLGEYNRTVTPGLRFAAWPIETMEKLPVESVSQIDFGGSDRNSSNLMLAGDQNLINVEFKVQWKIGDPEQYLFNVRDQEMLVRTVSESAMREIVGRTRAEDFRTQGRLDAQAQVRELIQAALDSYKAGISILGVLLERADPPPQVADAFEEVQRAEQNQNQFIREAEQYRNQVLGKARGESSKIVEDAKGYTARVVNEAEGEAQRFNSIFAEYSKAKDVTRKRLFLEMMEGVMSNTNKVIVEGNSGGQGGTGVVPYLPLPEIQKRQQSSGSNQ; from the coding sequence ATGCCATGGAATAAAAAGGGTGGCGGCGGCTGGCAAGGCGGCGGCGGAAACGGCGGCGGCGACGGACCGTGGGGACAAAAACCATCCGGCGGTGGTGGACCACGCGGCGGCGGCGGTCCGGGAAATCCTCCTGATCTGGAGGATCTCATCCGCAAAGGCCAGGACAGGCTCAAGACCGTTCTGCCACAAGGTAGCGGTGGCAAGAGCCCGTGGATTATTGGCCTGATTGCCGTTGGCGTATTGTGGTTTTTCAACAGTTTTCACACGGTCGAAGCAGAAGAGCAGGGACTGGTGCTGCGGCTGGGCGAGTACAATCGCACGGTTACGCCGGGTCTGAGGTTCGCCGCATGGCCGATAGAGACCATGGAAAAGCTTCCTGTGGAAAGCGTCAGCCAGATCGATTTTGGTGGCAGCGACCGAAACTCCAGCAACTTGATGCTGGCGGGCGATCAGAACCTGATCAATGTTGAGTTCAAGGTGCAGTGGAAGATCGGCGATCCGGAGCAATACCTGTTCAATGTTCGCGACCAGGAGATGCTGGTTCGCACCGTATCGGAAAGTGCGATGCGTGAAATTGTTGGCCGGACACGGGCGGAAGATTTCCGTACCCAGGGCCGCCTGGACGCGCAGGCCCAGGTTCGTGAGCTGATTCAAGCGGCTCTTGATTCCTATAAGGCCGGTATTTCCATTCTGGGTGTCCTGCTGGAACGGGCCGATCCGCCACCACAGGTGGCCGATGCGTTTGAAGAAGTGCAGCGTGCCGAGCAGAACCAGAACCAGTTCATCCGTGAAGCCGAGCAGTATCGTAACCAGGTGCTGGGTAAGGCTCGTGGTGAATCATCCAAGATCGTCGAAGACGCAAAAGGCTACACAGCCCGCGTTGTCAATGAGGCGGAAGGTGAAGCGCAACGTTTCAACTCCATTTTCGCCGAGTACTCCAAGGCCAAGGACGTGACCCGCAAGCGTCTGTTCCTGGAAATGATGGAAGGCGTCATGTCGAATACCAACAAGGTGATCGTGGAAGGCAATTCCGGCGGTCAGGGCGGAACCGGCGTCGTGCCGTATCTGCCATTGCCGGAAATACAGAAGCGTCAGCAGTCTTCGGGGAGTAACCAGTAA
- a CDS encoding EamA family transporter produces the protein MSVQSTSLTPDQATVSRGLALMAIAMLVVPSMDILGKLVSKEINGIQVAQWRFGIQALLILPFLLWLKGGRSFLPNRIGLNVIRAVLMAAAVTSFFTALRWMPVPDAIAVFFVEPLILTIMSAVFLKEHIGWRRRCAVVVGFIGALIVIQPSYEVFGAVSLLPILTAFLFATYLLLTKKLAATEDALTMQFFSGVIGFIFLALVAGTGTAAGISILAIVWPSPMQWIMLAGVGVIATVCHLMIVHAFKRAPASVLAPFQYLEIVSATILSYLVFQDVPDAWKWLGISIIIASGLYVWWRERQVS, from the coding sequence ATGTCTGTGCAATCCACATCTCTCACCCCCGACCAGGCGACCGTTTCGCGCGGCCTGGCGCTGATGGCGATTGCCATGCTCGTCGTTCCGTCCATGGACATACTCGGCAAGCTGGTTTCGAAGGAAATCAACGGTATCCAGGTCGCGCAGTGGCGCTTCGGCATTCAGGCGCTACTCATCCTGCCGTTCCTGTTGTGGCTGAAGGGTGGACGCAGTTTTCTGCCGAACCGCATTGGGCTGAACGTCATCCGCGCCGTTTTGATGGCCGCCGCCGTCACCAGTTTCTTCACCGCCCTGCGCTGGATGCCGGTGCCCGACGCCATTGCGGTTTTCTTTGTTGAACCGTTGATCCTCACCATCATGTCGGCCGTGTTCCTGAAAGAGCACATCGGCTGGCGCCGCCGCTGCGCCGTCGTGGTCGGTTTCATCGGCGCATTGATCGTCATCCAGCCGAGCTATGAAGTGTTCGGTGCGGTATCCCTGCTGCCCATCCTGACCGCGTTCCTGTTTGCAACCTACCTGCTTCTGACCAAGAAACTGGCGGCAACCGAGGACGCCCTCACCATGCAGTTTTTCTCCGGCGTGATCGGTTTCATCTTCCTGGCGCTGGTCGCCGGTACCGGCACGGCAGCCGGCATCTCCATTCTCGCCATCGTCTGGCCCAGCCCGATGCAGTGGATCATGCTGGCCGGCGTCGGCGTCATTGCAACCGTGTGCCACCTGATGATTGTCCACGCCTTCAAACGCGCTCCGGCCTCCGTGCTGGCACCGTTTCAGTACCTTGAGATCGTTTCCGCCACGATTCTGAGTTATCTGGTGTTTCAGGATGTGCCCGACGCCTGGAAATGGCTTGGCATTTCCATCATCATCGCGTCAGGCCTGTATGTCTGGTGGCGCGAGCGGCAAGTGAGCTAA
- the fghA gene encoding S-formylglutathione hydrolase, whose amino-acid sequence MTSIEIESRNVCFGGEQIQFSHASTACNCEMTASIFLPPQAAHAKVPVLWWLSGLTCTDQNFVTKAGAQRYAAEHGVAIVTPDTSPRGDGVPDDPDSAYDFGLGAGFYVNATQEPWAKHYHMYDYVTQELPEVVAVDFNADINRQAISGHSMGGHGALTIALRNPGKFRSVSAFSPIVSPMNCPWGHKALGGYLGDDKDAWAQHDACALIAQAGEKLPILIDQGDADDFLEGQLKPGLIEVACAQADHPLTLRMQPGYDHSYYFIASFIGDHVAWHAQALTR is encoded by the coding sequence ATGACAAGTATCGAGATCGAGAGCCGGAACGTCTGCTTTGGCGGCGAGCAAATACAGTTTTCACACGCCAGCACTGCCTGCAATTGTGAAATGACGGCTTCCATTTTTCTTCCGCCGCAGGCGGCGCATGCAAAAGTGCCTGTGCTGTGGTGGTTGTCCGGCCTGACCTGTACGGATCAGAACTTCGTGACCAAGGCAGGCGCCCAGCGCTATGCGGCTGAACACGGTGTGGCGATCGTGACACCTGATACATCGCCGCGCGGCGACGGTGTTCCCGATGATCCTGACTCTGCCTATGATTTCGGACTTGGCGCGGGGTTCTATGTCAATGCCACCCAGGAGCCCTGGGCGAAACACTACCATATGTACGACTATGTCACACAGGAACTGCCGGAAGTGGTGGCGGTGGATTTTAATGCCGACATTAACAGGCAGGCCATATCCGGACATTCGATGGGCGGTCACGGTGCGCTCACCATCGCCCTGAGAAACCCCGGGAAATTCCGGTCCGTATCGGCGTTTTCACCAATAGTATCGCCCATGAACTGCCCCTGGGGCCACAAGGCGCTGGGTGGCTATCTGGGCGACGACAAGGATGCATGGGCTCAACATGACGCCTGCGCCCTGATTGCACAGGCCGGTGAAAAATTGCCGATCCTGATAGACCAGGGCGATGCGGACGATTTTCTCGAGGGTCAGTTGAAGCCCGGGCTCATAGAAGTTGCCTGTGCCCAGGCTGATCATCCGCTGACTTTGCGCATGCAGCCGGGCTATGATCATTCCTATTACTTCATTGCCAGCTTCATAGGCGATCATGTGGCCTGGCATGCGCAGGCGCTGACGCGCTAG
- a CDS encoding alpha/beta fold hydrolase, which translates to MNQFQITDWDDAYSNAAHIPDSDRWPGEWIELAARYRADARCELDIAYGDHARQVYDLFLPEDEPAGLLVFIHGGYWLDFDKSYWSHLAKGAVDSGCAVAVPSYVLCPEAGIGDIASMVGAAIRHAADNITGPLVLTGHSAGGHLAASMVCDGSPLPLEVRQRIVHTVSISGLHDLRPLLKTQMNDRLKLTDREATQLSPALKTPDPRCRLTACVGQAERPEFLRQSQLIANVWRGLGAWTQCIIAPDRHHFDVIDGLCDPQSLLVKTALAHLPLAPPDIQA; encoded by the coding sequence ATGAACCAGTTTCAAATCACCGACTGGGACGATGCCTATTCGAACGCGGCTCATATTCCAGACAGCGATCGCTGGCCCGGCGAATGGATTGAGCTTGCGGCCCGTTATCGCGCAGACGCCAGGTGCGAACTGGATATTGCCTATGGCGATCACGCGCGCCAGGTCTACGATTTGTTCCTGCCTGAAGACGAACCGGCAGGCCTGCTGGTGTTCATCCATGGCGGCTACTGGCTGGATTTCGACAAGAGCTATTGGTCTCATCTTGCAAAGGGTGCTGTTGACAGCGGCTGTGCCGTGGCCGTGCCGTCTTACGTTCTTTGCCCTGAGGCCGGTATCGGCGACATTGCCAGCATGGTTGGCGCCGCCATCCGGCACGCCGCGGACAATATAACAGGACCCCTTGTCCTGACCGGACACTCGGCCGGCGGACACCTGGCAGCCAGCATGGTGTGTGATGGGTCGCCGTTGCCGCTCGAAGTCCGGCAGCGGATTGTTCACACGGTTTCCATTTCCGGCCTGCACGACCTGCGGCCACTGCTGAAAACCCAAATGAATGACCGGCTGAAACTGACTGACCGGGAAGCAACGCAACTCAGCCCTGCATTAAAGACGCCCGATCCCCGGTGCAGGCTTACTGCGTGCGTAGGTCAGGCGGAACGTCCGGAGTTTCTGCGCCAGTCTCAGCTGATCGCCAATGTCTGGCGCGGCCTGGGGGCGTGGACGCAATGCATTATTGCGCCGGACCGGCATCATTTCGACGTGATTGATGGATTGTGCGACCCGCAATCGCTGCTGGTCAAAACAGCCTTAGCTCACTTGCCGCTCGCGCCACCAGACATACAGGCCTGA
- the kynA gene encoding tryptophan 2,3-dioxygenase, protein MSDQPYSPADEGAEMNFSAKMSYVDYLNLDQILAAQTPLGQTHDEMLFIIQHQTSELWMRLALHEMNAARAAIHDDRFPPAFKMLARVSKIFEQLNNAWDVLRTMTPSEYTSFREDLAQSSGFQSWQYRLIEFVVGNRNHAQLKPHSHRPDLIEILETELARPSLYDEVIAALSRAGFDISADVLNRDVRQAYQHDVSVQAAWKQVYENPHDHWTHYELAEKLVDFEDYFRRWRFNHVTTVERVIGFKRGTGGTEGVSYLKRMLEVELFPELWRVRTEL, encoded by the coding sequence ATGAGCGATCAACCTTACAGTCCTGCTGACGAGGGCGCCGAGATGAACTTCAGCGCCAAGATGAGCTATGTCGATTATCTGAACCTGGATCAGATACTGGCCGCGCAAACGCCGCTGGGACAGACACACGACGAAATGCTGTTTATTATTCAGCACCAGACGTCGGAACTGTGGATGCGGCTGGCGCTTCATGAAATGAATGCGGCGCGTGCGGCCATTCATGACGACCGCTTTCCACCGGCATTCAAAATGCTGGCGCGGGTATCCAAGATATTCGAGCAGCTCAACAATGCCTGGGACGTCCTGCGCACAATGACACCTAGCGAATATACGTCCTTTCGCGAAGACCTGGCGCAATCATCAGGGTTTCAGTCCTGGCAATACAGGCTCATCGAGTTTGTGGTCGGTAACCGCAACCATGCCCAGTTGAAACCGCATTCGCACCGGCCGGACCTGATCGAAATCCTTGAAACAGAACTTGCCCGCCCGAGCCTGTATGACGAAGTAATTGCGGCCCTCAGCCGGGCGGGTTTCGACATTTCTGCGGATGTCCTGAACCGGGATGTCCGGCAGGCATACCAGCACGACGTGAGTGTGCAGGCCGCGTGGAAGCAGGTTTATGAAAACCCGCATGACCACTGGACGCACTATGAACTCGCCGAAAAGTTGGTCGATTTTGAAGATTATTTCCGGCGCTGGCGGTTCAACCATGTCACGACGGTCGAACGGGTGATCGGATTTAAACGGGGCACCGGCGGCACTGAAGGCGTGTCCTATCTCAAGCGCATGCTGGAAGTGGAACTGTTTCCCGAACTGTGGCGTGTCAGAACCGAGTTGTAG